A part of Pectinatus sottacetonis genomic DNA contains:
- a CDS encoding YybS family protein has product MVNNSTRPLIEGAMLTAITVIMAITGTALPMFFFLLYILPIPISINIFRHGLRWGFISIVVSSLITGSLFGFFPALSVLITTSFTSPALGIGFRHFSPIKNLLIATATSIISVGILLSASSLIMDINIFSSLEATLTTATQTSIKMYQAMGLSPADIQIQTQQIQNIVKLIMLSLPAGIILFAIFITLINFLLTHRLLKRIDATELPGLPPFAEWRMPIIFLFLFGFSLVGMYWGSTRHINLLYNISFNLNYFSSMFCRVQGLSLLYCGLQHFKLATVPKIMIIILVIFTPFMEIIMYAGLFDMIFDYRTRFANSKKD; this is encoded by the coding sequence ATGGTAAATAATTCTACCCGACCACTTATCGAAGGCGCCATGCTTACGGCAATAACTGTAATTATGGCTATAACGGGAACAGCACTGCCGATGTTTTTTTTCTTATTATATATTCTTCCTATTCCCATAAGCATAAATATTTTCCGCCATGGACTACGCTGGGGATTTATTTCTATTGTTGTTTCCAGCTTGATTACGGGAAGTTTATTTGGCTTTTTTCCTGCACTGTCCGTTCTTATAACAACATCCTTTACCAGTCCAGCACTTGGTATTGGTTTCCGCCACTTTTCACCTATAAAAAATCTTTTAATTGCAACAGCAACATCAATTATTTCTGTTGGCATACTGCTGAGTGCCAGTTCTCTGATAATGGACATCAATATATTCAGCAGTCTCGAAGCAACATTAACTACAGCTACTCAAACATCTATTAAAATGTACCAGGCCATGGGATTATCACCAGCTGACATACAAATACAAACACAGCAAATACAAAATATCGTAAAGCTCATAATGCTTTCACTACCAGCCGGGATCATTTTATTTGCCATATTTATCACTTTAATAAACTTTCTCTTAACACATCGTCTTTTAAAAAGAATTGATGCTACTGAATTACCCGGATTACCCCCCTTTGCCGAATGGCGTATGCCCATAATATTTTTATTTCTATTCGGTTTTTCTCTCGTAGGTATGTATTGGGGCAGTACACGCCATATAAATTTATTATATAATATCTCGTTTAATTTAAATTATTTTTCTTCTATGTTTTGTCGTGTGCAAGGTTTATCTCTTTTATATTGCGGACTGCAGCATTTTAAGCTTGCTACTGTCCCCAAAATTATGATAATTATCCTTGTTATATTTACTCCTTTTATGGAAATTATAATGTATGCGGGTTTATTTGATATGATTTTTGATTATAGAACTCGTTTTGCTAATTCTAAAAAGGACTAG